Proteins encoded in a region of the Simkaniaceae bacterium genome:
- the sctD gene encoding type III secretion system inner membrane ring subunit SctD, with amino-acid sequence MAAFLIAEEGILAGTNLPLVEEEEWILGRDPDVCFHVLADPMVSRKHALIRLQDAHYFIENLSSTNPVMVNGENVIDPIELQEDDMIQIGSSTFRFSHSLPEQPLNPLSESTEETQTANLFDDIRPEEDFSLGRLSFTTEIQSRWMIKVTAGPNAGAEFTIRAGESYILGKDSNQADILFQDLSVSRQHARLTCSEEEVVSIEDLGSRNGVLINGSLSEGITELKSQDLVAMGTTAFLVIDREATRETIYSPPSVSRYIDHELSEDERKEAKEKAHDLEEELILKRNWKETLIPFRHLMIGFLLLILVASGVIGVISLFQTSTVTIAKRDEMGELKKLLHNFPGVQFTFNPDTGELFLVGHVVTDVAYQEMLYLLKSQTYIKSTDDNVIIDELVWENINSLLFRNPEWRSVLVTGSKPGQFIVKGYLQTLDQLGALNDFLNRNFPYLDRLKNDVVIENNLETNITSLLAENDFLNVTFQSANGEFVFSGRVDTKREMEFNQLMSRINALSGVRQIKSFVIYTTQSSSRIDVSNRFKVTGTSRYGDTNRFVLINGKILSIGDALDGMIITVINPDTIFLEKEGIKYKIDYNLQ; translated from the coding sequence ATGGCAGCATTTCTCATCGCAGAAGAAGGCATACTAGCCGGCACAAACTTACCCTTAGTTGAAGAAGAGGAATGGATCTTAGGACGCGATCCCGACGTCTGTTTTCATGTCTTGGCAGACCCCATGGTTTCTCGCAAGCATGCCCTGATTCGCCTTCAAGACGCCCACTATTTCATTGAAAATCTCAGTTCGACTAATCCTGTCATGGTCAATGGGGAAAATGTCATTGACCCCATAGAGCTGCAAGAAGACGATATGATTCAGATCGGAAGCTCTACCTTTCGTTTCTCACATTCTCTACCTGAGCAGCCGTTGAACCCTCTATCGGAATCAACGGAAGAAACCCAAACGGCCAATCTCTTTGACGATATCCGGCCCGAAGAAGACTTTTCTCTCGGACGCCTTAGCTTTACGACTGAAATCCAATCGCGATGGATGATTAAAGTGACTGCAGGTCCTAATGCGGGCGCTGAATTTACGATCCGCGCAGGCGAATCTTATATTTTGGGAAAAGACTCCAATCAGGCTGACATCTTATTTCAGGACTTGAGTGTGTCCCGGCAGCATGCTCGACTCACCTGTTCGGAAGAGGAGGTCGTTAGCATTGAAGATCTCGGCAGTCGCAATGGCGTCTTAATCAACGGATCGCTTTCAGAAGGTATTACGGAGCTCAAATCTCAAGACTTAGTCGCGATGGGAACAACAGCCTTTCTTGTCATCGACCGCGAAGCGACGCGAGAAACGATCTACTCCCCTCCCTCCGTTTCCCGCTATATTGACCATGAATTGAGCGAAGATGAAAGAAAAGAAGCTAAGGAAAAGGCTCATGATCTCGAAGAAGAACTGATTTTAAAGCGCAACTGGAAAGAAACATTGATTCCTTTCCGCCATCTCATGATCGGCTTTCTTCTTTTAATCCTTGTCGCCTCCGGTGTCATTGGAGTGATTTCCCTATTTCAAACATCGACAGTCACGATTGCCAAACGCGATGAAATGGGAGAACTTAAAAAGCTCCTTCACAATTTCCCCGGAGTGCAGTTCACCTTCAACCCGGATACGGGAGAGCTTTTTTTAGTTGGTCATGTCGTCACGGATGTCGCCTACCAAGAAATGCTCTACCTTCTCAAATCACAAACTTATATCAAGTCAACAGATGACAATGTTATCATTGACGAGCTCGTCTGGGAAAACATCAACTCGCTTCTCTTTCGCAACCCGGAATGGCGTTCCGTGCTCGTTACGGGATCGAAACCGGGACAATTTATTGTTAAAGGCTACTTACAAACGCTCGATCAACTCGGTGCATTGAATGATTTTCTCAACCGCAATTTCCCCTATCTCGATCGATTAAAAAATGATGTCGTGATTGAAAACAATTTGGAGACAAACATCACCTCTCTTTTAGCGGAAAACGATTTTCTCAATGTCACCTTTCAATCGGCTAATGGAGAGTTTGTCTTTTCAGGTCGAGTGGATACAAAGCGAGAAATGGAATTCAATCAACTGATGTCTAGAATTAATGCCCTTTCCGGAGTGCGCCAAATCAAGAGTTTTGTCATTTATACAACGCAATCTTCCTCTCGGATTGATGTTTCCAACCGATTTAAGGTAACCGGAACCTCCCGCTATGGGGATACCAACCGGTTTGTATTGATCAATGGAAAAATATTATCTATCGGCGATGCCTTAGATGGGATGATCATTACAGTGATCAATCCCGATACGATTTTTTTAGAAAAAGAAGGCATAAAATATAAAATTGACTACAATCTCCAATAA
- a CDS encoding ATP-dependent Clp protease proteolytic subunit has protein sequence MHYTPYVTEDTGRGERTTDIYSRLLKDRIIFIGSEINDAVANSVVAQLIFLKADDPKKDINIYINSPGGIISAGLAIYDTMCFLGCDINTYCIGLAASMGSLLLSAGTKGKRFALPHSRIMMHQPSGGIGGTSADIHLQAQEILKLKRMTAEILANHTGNPLEKIQKDSERDFYMDPHEAVKYGLIDKVMEPKEKK, from the coding sequence ATGCACTACACTCCATATGTAACAGAGGATACCGGAAGAGGCGAAAGAACAACTGACATCTATTCACGCCTACTCAAAGATCGTATTATTTTTATCGGTTCGGAGATCAATGACGCCGTGGCTAATTCCGTAGTCGCCCAATTGATCTTCTTAAAAGCAGATGATCCAAAAAAAGACATCAATATCTACATTAACTCCCCCGGGGGCATTATTTCAGCAGGCCTTGCTATTTATGATACCATGTGCTTTTTAGGCTGTGATATTAACACCTACTGTATCGGCCTTGCCGCTTCCATGGGATCCCTTCTTCTCTCTGCCGGAACAAAGGGAAAGCGCTTTGCTCTTCCCCACTCGCGCATTATGATGCACCAGCCAAGTGGCGGTATTGGCGGAACCTCTGCAGATATCCACCTTCAAGCTCAGGAAATTTTAAAGCTCAAACGCATGACAGCCGAAATTCTTGCAAACCATACGGGCAATCCATTAGAAAAAATCCAAAAAGATTCTGAGCGCGATTTTTATATGGACCCTCATGAAGCCGTTAAATATGGCTTAATCGATAAAGTGATGGAACCTAAGGAAAAAAAATAA
- a CDS encoding DUF5398 domain-containing protein, with protein sequence MFGLEKKKKKPFEFDLEKELRKDPKKRAKMIEDIARHKHELKAILREGTKTKEFEQCSLLLQGYEALETVINNVDKD encoded by the coding sequence ATGTTTGGTTTAGAAAAAAAGAAAAAAAAACCATTCGAATTTGATCTTGAAAAAGAGCTGAGAAAAGACCCTAAAAAAAGGGCAAAAATGATTGAAGATATTGCTCGGCACAAACATGAACTTAAAGCAATCCTCCGAGAAGGAACTAAAACTAAAGAATTTGAGCAATGCAGCCTTCTCCTGCAAGGATATGAAGCGCTTGAAACAGTAATTAACAACGTTGATAAAGATTAA
- the clpX gene encoding ATP-dependent Clp protease ATP-binding subunit ClpX: protein MSRTTSPSKELASCSFCGRSEDAVDKLISGPNAYICNKCVHLCMDIIDKKTVHHELKMLKPVEIKERLGEYIIGQERAKKTISVAVYNHYKRIRGKRVDEETEYSKSNVLLLGPTGSGKTLIARTLASILDVPFAIVDATTLTEAGYVGEDVENIILRLVQNADYDIARAEQGIIYVDEIDKIRKTTANVSITRDVSGEGVQQALLKIVEGTVANVPPKGGRKHPNQEYLKVNTENILFIVGGAFVHLDKIVAKRLGKGSIGFDAENKRTFDHTEQSYLLSKVQTEDLIEFGLIPEFVGRFNSIANCDELSEEDLIEILVKPKNAIIKQYQNLFMEDNVKLSFKDEAYHAIAKKAKEAGTGARALRMIVENLLLELMYEVPSDATIKEVVISAACIEENKQPEIIR, encoded by the coding sequence ATGAGTAGAACGACATCCCCCTCTAAAGAGCTTGCTTCCTGTTCCTTTTGTGGCCGTAGTGAAGACGCCGTTGATAAACTGATCTCAGGGCCAAATGCTTATATTTGCAATAAATGCGTGCACCTTTGCATGGATATTATTGATAAAAAAACGGTTCATCACGAACTCAAAATGTTAAAACCGGTGGAGATCAAGGAACGCCTTGGCGAATACATTATCGGGCAAGAACGAGCTAAAAAGACCATTTCCGTAGCTGTTTATAACCACTATAAGCGCATCCGTGGCAAGCGGGTAGATGAGGAAACGGAATATAGCAAGTCTAATGTCCTTTTACTTGGGCCAACCGGATCGGGGAAAACCCTTATCGCACGCACCTTAGCAAGCATTCTCGATGTCCCCTTTGCGATTGTCGATGCGACAACGCTCACGGAAGCGGGCTATGTAGGTGAGGATGTCGAAAATATTATTTTGAGACTCGTTCAAAATGCCGACTATGATATCGCTCGAGCGGAACAAGGGATCATCTACGTCGATGAAATCGACAAAATCCGTAAAACAACGGCCAACGTCTCTATCACTCGCGATGTTTCCGGAGAAGGGGTTCAGCAAGCACTGCTCAAAATCGTCGAAGGAACCGTTGCAAATGTCCCGCCTAAAGGGGGGCGTAAACACCCGAACCAAGAATACCTCAAGGTCAATACGGAAAATATCCTCTTTATTGTCGGTGGGGCCTTTGTTCATCTCGACAAGATCGTTGCAAAACGCCTCGGCAAAGGATCCATTGGATTTGATGCCGAAAATAAACGCACCTTTGATCATACCGAACAAAGCTATTTGCTCTCTAAAGTACAGACGGAAGATCTCATTGAATTCGGCCTCATTCCCGAATTTGTCGGTCGTTTCAACTCGATTGCCAACTGCGATGAGCTTTCAGAAGAAGATCTCATTGAAATCTTGGTCAAACCCAAAAATGCCATCATCAAGCAATATCAAAACCTCTTCATGGAAGATAACGTAAAGCTTTCATTCAAAGATGAAGCTTACCACGCCATTGCTAAAAAGGCGAAAGAAGCCGGAACCGGCGCGCGCGCTCTTCGAATGATTGTAGAAAATCTTCTTTTAGAATTGATGTATGAAGTCCCCTCAGATGCAACGATCAAGGAAGTGGTGATCTCAGCAGCTTGTATTGAGGAAAATAAACAGCCCGAAATCATCCGCTAA
- a CDS encoding type III secretion system chaperone, translated as MITEVVIEQYLNKFAIEYGLADLYEKPGAKIFSLDLDHRSIHLLMTERGFLLHGSVGVLPENDAEPLLLFLLNANYLGQGTGSSTLGLKPDTQTLTLTMPVEYEISYPEFKDVLEEYLNYYDYWIEEILEKTKLCSSPTL; from the coding sequence GTGATTACCGAAGTTGTGATAGAACAATATCTGAATAAATTCGCAATCGAGTATGGATTAGCAGACTTATATGAAAAACCGGGAGCTAAAATATTTTCGCTCGATCTAGATCATCGCTCCATTCATTTGTTGATGACCGAAAGGGGATTTTTATTGCATGGCTCCGTCGGAGTGCTTCCCGAAAATGATGCTGAGCCGCTCCTCCTCTTTCTATTGAACGCCAACTATCTGGGGCAAGGGACGGGCTCGAGCACACTCGGCCTTAAACCGGACACCCAAACCCTCACTTTAACAATGCCGGTTGAATATGAAATTAGCTATCCGGAGTTTAAAGACGTATTAGAAGAATACCTCAATTATTACGATTATTGGATCGAAGAGATTCTTGAAAAAACAAAGCTGTGCTCATCTCCAACTTTGTGA
- the tig gene encoding trigger factor, with product MGKTSKAKTEQETEEKKKKAPAKKAAAKKTTAPKKAAAEKKATPIDEPAKAVQDIETPKTAAPTESEVRQETYSSDLISLSVSKMPHCNIEFLVHAKAPLIEAAKQLGIKDLAKDVSIPGFRKGKAPLHLLHKRFPMAIEEKTFKHLADLSYREAQRLAHCPLLNGNSQISYDLKNHDLSKGVDMVYHFETEPVIPEIEYEKIDLSGIEKEVVDEKKIEETLEHIRSFYATHDVVKDRGVQKGDFILVNIDDLDFDPPSTVFKGSRFEVSENGMSEWMLDLVLGMNSDESKEGISRANQDDSEKIKAEFKPKKVRVTVTEIQEAKLPPIDDKLAQKLGVQSTEELHSQLKKSLEKRAENDFQEQLREKASQTLLEQVTFDIPKSVLEREFTHRFNHSLKDAQFKKEWDQMDRQAQEKFQRDLMEESERAIRAFYISRAIAQRNNIRIDRPEETPRPTSVLEAMFTNREMMHFDTKSEEEQSYLLSKLLLRKAQDFVVEKAKIVAAK from the coding sequence ATGGGAAAGACGAGCAAAGCCAAAACAGAACAAGAGACTGAAGAAAAGAAAAAGAAAGCACCGGCCAAAAAAGCTGCTGCAAAAAAAACGACGGCCCCTAAGAAAGCCGCTGCAGAAAAAAAAGCGACTCCAATAGATGAGCCGGCTAAAGCAGTGCAAGACATCGAAACACCAAAAACAGCCGCTCCTACAGAATCTGAAGTCAGACAAGAGACTTACTCTTCTGATTTAATTTCTCTTTCCGTCTCTAAAATGCCTCATTGCAATATTGAATTTCTCGTCCATGCAAAAGCGCCCTTGATCGAAGCCGCAAAACAACTTGGCATTAAAGATCTCGCCAAGGACGTGTCAATCCCGGGCTTTAGAAAAGGAAAAGCGCCCCTTCATTTACTGCATAAGCGCTTCCCAATGGCTATTGAAGAAAAAACATTTAAGCACCTTGCCGATCTTTCTTACCGCGAAGCTCAGAGACTAGCCCATTGCCCTCTTCTCAACGGCAACTCACAGATCAGTTATGATTTGAAAAACCATGATCTCTCTAAAGGGGTCGACATGGTCTATCATTTTGAAACGGAACCCGTCATCCCTGAAATCGAATATGAGAAAATCGATCTTAGCGGTATTGAAAAAGAAGTTGTGGATGAGAAGAAAATTGAGGAGACCCTCGAGCACATTCGCTCATTCTACGCCACACATGACGTTGTCAAAGATCGCGGTGTACAAAAAGGCGACTTCATTCTCGTCAATATTGATGATCTCGATTTTGATCCTCCTTCTACGGTATTTAAAGGATCCCGCTTTGAAGTGTCTGAAAATGGGATGTCCGAATGGATGCTCGATCTCGTATTGGGCATGAACAGCGATGAATCCAAGGAAGGCATTTCCAGAGCGAATCAAGACGATTCCGAAAAAATCAAAGCTGAATTTAAGCCGAAGAAAGTCAGAGTCACCGTCACTGAGATTCAAGAAGCTAAACTCCCCCCTATCGATGATAAACTAGCTCAAAAACTAGGCGTTCAATCGACGGAAGAGCTCCACTCTCAACTTAAAAAATCGCTTGAAAAAAGAGCTGAAAATGACTTCCAAGAGCAATTAAGAGAAAAGGCTTCTCAAACGCTTCTCGAGCAGGTGACCTTTGACATCCCTAAATCCGTATTGGAAAGGGAGTTCACCCACCGCTTCAATCACAGCCTGAAAGACGCTCAATTCAAAAAAGAGTGGGATCAAATGGACCGTCAGGCCCAAGAAAAATTCCAACGCGATCTAATGGAAGAGTCTGAAAGAGCGATTAGAGCTTTTTACATCTCAAGGGCTATTGCTCAACGCAATAATATCCGCATTGACCGCCCTGAAGAGACGCCCCGTCCAACCTCAGTTTTAGAAGCGATGTTTACTAACCGCGAAATGATGCATTTCGACACAAAATCAGAAGAAGAGCAATCTTATCTACTCTCTAAACTTCTCCTGCGTAAAGCGCAAGATTTTGTCGTAGAAAAAGCCAAGATAGTCGCAGCAAAGTAA
- a CDS encoding YscO family type III secretion system apparatus protein: MEKYPLEQLARIKQKRLEEAEKTLLEKRRLLEDEKKMLETLEKKRDEVKKHYNDKLNQLYSELDQGTTSNRIEQAQKYLQVVEEKLMAREKKVQDQLKKVKAAEMAVEAAKQDVLKRQIDVEKLTIHKQEWKKEFSKEVLRKENIESDELGSAIFARKKDKHPFSKNKKED; the protein is encoded by the coding sequence ATGGAAAAATATCCCCTTGAACAACTGGCTCGTATTAAGCAAAAACGCCTGGAAGAGGCAGAGAAAACGCTTTTAGAAAAGCGCCGGCTGCTAGAAGACGAGAAAAAAATGCTGGAGACTCTCGAAAAAAAGCGGGATGAAGTCAAAAAACACTACAATGACAAACTCAATCAGCTCTACAGCGAACTCGATCAGGGAACAACGAGTAATCGCATTGAACAAGCACAAAAATACCTGCAAGTCGTCGAAGAAAAATTAATGGCGCGTGAAAAAAAAGTACAGGATCAGTTAAAAAAAGTAAAAGCAGCTGAAATGGCTGTAGAAGCGGCAAAACAAGACGTTCTCAAACGTCAAATCGATGTGGAAAAATTGACGATTCACAAGCAAGAGTGGAAAAAAGAATTCTCTAAAGAGGTTCTGCGCAAAGAAAACATCGAAAGTGATGAGCTTGGCTCTGCAATCTTTGCTCGAAAAAAAGACAAACACCCCTTTTCAAAGAACAAGAAAGAAGATTGA
- the sctQ gene encoding type III secretion system cytoplasmic ring protein SctQ yields the protein MQQHWIRHLTTVIDESFDVPLFGLPPTFDFERFLAPLKLALHLEDLSLSVANQGWRSEEQLLEGLGDSPSVMALSLSPISSPIFWAISQADLLELSSWTLSPQQRTFHFQDSEIQKGYYHFLILEAIKALRDSNIYSDLSPKLETTQLTGEKSFTFDIGIHSSEKTVWGRLIVPIAFQSAIKKHYNHHLPSFLELKSKGHLFLETDLLAGYVSLTLSQFDGIKTGDFLILDYASYHPNTKKGHFQLAFASRPLLQVKLKDNHLKVLDYAFEMEGNIMNDDELSQDSQPIEDLLHEDDDLFLDDEEPPIPELSESPKEELDEEIETVQEQKMLHPKNVPLILSVEVAKIKISLDQLLQLQPGNVLNTSVQPERGVQLSLNGHIIGKGELLQIGDVLGVRIVEIANTSA from the coding sequence GTGCAGCAACATTGGATTCGACATTTAACAACCGTCATTGATGAATCATTCGACGTCCCTCTTTTTGGGCTTCCTCCCACTTTTGATTTTGAACGTTTCCTCGCCCCCCTAAAGCTGGCGCTTCACTTAGAAGATCTCTCTTTATCCGTCGCCAATCAAGGATGGCGCTCTGAAGAACAGTTATTAGAGGGACTGGGCGACTCCCCCAGCGTGATGGCGCTTAGTTTGTCTCCTATTTCCTCACCGATCTTTTGGGCAATCTCTCAAGCGGATCTGCTTGAACTCTCTTCATGGACTCTGTCTCCTCAACAACGCACATTTCACTTTCAAGATTCAGAGATCCAAAAGGGGTATTATCACTTTCTCATTTTAGAAGCGATCAAGGCCCTGCGCGATAGCAATATTTATTCCGATTTAAGCCCTAAACTCGAGACGACACAATTAACCGGTGAGAAGAGCTTTACATTTGATATCGGCATCCATTCCTCTGAAAAGACGGTTTGGGGACGACTGATTGTTCCGATAGCATTTCAATCTGCGATCAAAAAACACTATAATCATCACCTACCCTCATTTTTAGAACTTAAATCAAAGGGGCATCTGTTTCTAGAAACGGATTTGCTTGCAGGCTATGTCTCGCTCACTCTTTCTCAATTTGACGGCATAAAGACGGGTGATTTTCTCATCCTCGATTACGCAAGTTATCACCCCAATACGAAAAAAGGCCATTTTCAACTCGCATTTGCCTCTCGCCCTCTTTTACAAGTTAAATTAAAAGACAATCATTTAAAAGTTTTAGATTATGCCTTTGAAATGGAAGGAAATATTATGAATGACGATGAACTCTCCCAAGATTCCCAACCTATTGAAGACCTACTTCACGAAGATGATGATCTCTTCCTCGATGATGAAGAGCCCCCGATCCCGGAACTTTCCGAATCCCCAAAGGAAGAGCTCGATGAAGAAATCGAAACAGTGCAAGAGCAAAAAATGCTCCACCCTAAAAATGTCCCTCTCATTCTTTCTGTTGAAGTGGCAAAAATTAAAATATCCTTGGATCAACTCCTTCAGCTTCAACCGGGAAATGTCCTTAATACAAGTGTGCAACCCGAAAGAGGGGTACAGCTATCCTTAAACGGTCATATCATTGGAAAGGGAGAGCTATTACAAATCGGCGATGTCCTCGGGGTCAGAATCGTTGAAATTGCCAATACCTCCGCGTAA
- the sctN gene encoding type III secretion system ATPase SctN — translation MTKEHDFDKLIDHLDDLELTTLHGRITEIVGMLIRAIVPNVKIGEICMIKREGDPLLAEVVGFTKEEVYLSPLGEMTGIGPSSEVIPMHLPLHIRVGDGLLGRILDGMGNPLDEDEKGPIQTEDTYPVLNEPPDPLMRKKIDEPLSTGVRCIDGVITTGVGQRVGIFAAAGGGKSTLLGMIARYARADVNVISLIGERGREVREFIENDLGPEGLSRSVIVVSTSDQAAQLRLNAAYVGTAIAEYFRDKGKRVILMMDSVTRYARALREIGLAAGEPPARAGYTPSVFATLPKLLERSGNSNKGSITAFYTILVAGDDMNEPVADEVRSILDGHIILSSELARQYHYPAVDVLASVSRIVSHITTKEHLELMGQVREVLANYKKNELLIRIGEYKPGSDKAADFAIKYIDRVNRYLKQKVDEKCSLEESIQQLRLLFR, via the coding sequence ATGACAAAAGAACATGACTTTGATAAATTAATCGACCACTTAGATGACCTCGAGCTCACGACGTTGCATGGGAGAATTACGGAAATTGTCGGCATGCTCATTCGAGCCATTGTTCCCAATGTCAAAATTGGGGAAATTTGCATGATTAAACGAGAAGGAGATCCTCTTCTTGCAGAAGTCGTTGGATTTACAAAGGAAGAAGTTTACCTCTCTCCCCTTGGAGAAATGACCGGCATCGGCCCCTCTTCTGAAGTCATTCCCATGCACCTCCCTCTACATATTCGTGTTGGGGACGGACTGCTCGGTCGCATTTTAGATGGCATGGGCAATCCCCTGGATGAAGATGAAAAAGGACCGATTCAGACTGAGGACACCTATCCTGTTCTCAATGAGCCCCCCGACCCGCTCATGAGAAAAAAAATCGATGAGCCCCTCTCAACGGGAGTGCGCTGTATCGATGGAGTGATTACAACGGGAGTGGGTCAGCGCGTCGGTATTTTTGCAGCTGCAGGCGGCGGAAAGTCGACTCTACTCGGAATGATTGCCCGCTATGCCCGAGCTGATGTCAACGTCATTTCCCTCATTGGAGAGCGGGGACGGGAAGTGAGAGAATTTATCGAAAATGATTTAGGGCCTGAGGGGCTAAGTCGTTCCGTTATCGTCGTTTCAACATCAGATCAAGCAGCGCAACTCCGGCTCAATGCGGCCTATGTTGGAACGGCCATTGCCGAATACTTTAGAGACAAGGGAAAACGAGTGATTCTTATGATGGATTCCGTCACTCGTTATGCAAGGGCCTTAAGAGAAATTGGCCTCGCTGCAGGCGAACCCCCCGCCCGCGCAGGATACACCCCCTCTGTTTTTGCAACCCTTCCAAAACTGCTTGAGCGTTCCGGGAATTCAAATAAGGGGAGCATTACCGCCTTTTATACCATCCTCGTCGCCGGAGATGATATGAATGAACCTGTTGCCGATGAAGTGCGCTCCATTTTAGACGGTCATATTATCCTTTCAAGTGAACTTGCGCGTCAATATCACTATCCCGCTGTTGATGTGCTCGCCTCCGTTAGCAGGATTGTTAGCCATATTACAACAAAAGAACATCTCGAGCTAATGGGGCAGGTGCGCGAGGTTCTTGCCAATTACAAGAAAAACGAACTACTCATACGCATCGGGGAATATAAGCCGGGATCGGATAAAGCGGCCGACTTTGCCATTAAATACATTGATAGGGTCAATCGCTATTTAAAACAAAAAGTCGATGAGAAGTGCAGTCTTGAAGAGAGTATTCAACAACTTCGCCTTCTTTTTAGATAA
- a CDS encoding protein kinase has product MTKKVFFDQPTLPTAKAQTKQALPDRIGPYIVESLLSQGGMSRLYLGKDPHTDQMIVIKVLSPDFVRHPEMIAQFLEEAKIISIADHPNIVKLYGQGKWQHGLYIAMEFIQGISLRQFIYQHSLSLKRCLDIALQVAYALLHLHTHNIVHRDLKPENILITENGKVKVIDFGVAQLKGKDQLSTSMEGGMIGTPHYMAPEQKKDPSKAIFASDIYALGIITYEMIIGKLSFGNIQLSYIPSHLRSIIEKAIDPNLNKRYEDIVDFITAISTYSKKALSQDEGNNDESHSEILSTIIQAQQQITSLHLPEWDHVDLTIARPEGAKDLGVSHDFIALSPRHYLILSMESTSADVSSSLFITHIKGMIKPLIKQYRQKSVTRFDIDNFISEINEFLLADPSIAPFKANALFLDLDEDRYLFSSCGYLSLWHYTPETALPKLLMSDNPYLGVSSSSEFRHVSDNWFAGDILILHTFNDSNLEQKMITTIQERAKEIISNHIHLSMGSLSKKILNELLSLLDPTLSKERRSVICLQRLENI; this is encoded by the coding sequence ATGACGAAAAAAGTCTTCTTTGACCAGCCTACCTTGCCTACGGCAAAGGCACAAACCAAACAAGCTTTACCCGATCGCATTGGTCCCTACATCGTTGAGAGCCTTTTATCCCAAGGGGGAATGAGTCGTCTCTATTTAGGGAAAGATCCTCATACCGATCAAATGATCGTCATTAAAGTCCTCTCTCCCGACTTTGTCCGCCATCCTGAAATGATTGCCCAATTCCTTGAAGAAGCCAAAATTATCAGTATTGCCGACCATCCCAACATCGTGAAGCTCTATGGACAGGGCAAATGGCAACATGGGCTTTATATTGCCATGGAATTCATTCAAGGGATCTCTCTGAGACAGTTTATTTATCAACACTCCCTTTCCCTCAAACGCTGCCTCGATATTGCATTGCAAGTCGCTTATGCTCTTTTGCATCTACATACGCATAACATTGTCCATAGAGACCTCAAACCCGAAAACATTTTGATCACTGAAAATGGAAAAGTTAAAGTCATTGATTTTGGTGTTGCCCAGCTCAAGGGGAAAGACCAACTCAGTACCTCAATGGAAGGCGGCATGATCGGAACGCCCCACTACATGGCTCCCGAACAAAAAAAAGATCCCAGCAAAGCCATTTTTGCTTCAGATATTTATGCCTTAGGCATCATCACTTATGAAATGATTATTGGGAAACTCAGTTTTGGCAATATCCAACTCTCATATATTCCCTCGCATTTGCGCTCTATCATAGAAAAAGCTATCGATCCTAATTTAAATAAGCGTTATGAAGACATTGTCGATTTTATCACGGCCATTTCCACCTATTCTAAAAAAGCGCTCTCCCAAGATGAGGGAAATAATGATGAGAGTCACTCTGAAATCTTAAGCACTATTATTCAAGCACAACAACAAATCACCTCTCTACACCTCCCTGAATGGGATCACGTCGATCTCACAATAGCCCGACCTGAAGGAGCTAAAGATCTCGGTGTCTCTCATGATTTTATTGCCCTCTCTCCTCGCCACTATCTCATCTTATCAATGGAGTCGACATCAGCTGATGTGAGTTCGAGCTTATTTATTACCCATATCAAAGGAATGATCAAACCTTTAATTAAACAATACCGTCAAAAATCAGTGACTCGATTTGACATTGACAACTTTATCTCTGAGATCAATGAGTTTCTCCTCGCCGATCCCTCTATCGCCCCTTTTAAGGCGAATGCACTCTTTCTTGATTTAGATGAAGACCGCTATCTTTTTTCATCCTGTGGATATCTCTCTTTATGGCATTACACTCCTGAAACGGCACTTCCAAAACTGTTGATGAGCGATAACCCGTATCTCGGCGTCTCTTCCTCCTCCGAATTTCGACATGTGAGTGACAATTGGTTTGCAGGGGATATTTTAATTTTGCATACGTTTAACGATTCAAATCTTGAGCAAAAGATGATCACGACGATTCAAGAAAGGGCTAAGGAGATCATCTCAAA